A window of the Polaribacter batillariae genome harbors these coding sequences:
- the metG gene encoding methionine--tRNA ligase, producing MSAPKRYTITAALPYTNGPIHIGHLAGVYVPADIYARYLRLTGKDVAYICGSDEHGVAIPMRAKKEGVSPQDIINKYHNIIQKSFADFGISFDNYSRTSSKIHHETASEFFIDLYNKGEFIEEVTEQLYDAEANQFLADRFVVGTCPKCGFEESYGDQCENCGTSHNATDLINPKSAITGNIPTVKETKHWFLPLDKHEGFLREWILKGHKKDWKPNVYGQVKSWVEDGLRPRAVTRDLDWGIPVPVEGGQGKVLYVWFDAPIGYISSTKEWAAREGKNWEDYWKKSDTKLVHFIGKDNIVFHCIIFPSMLKAHGDYILPDNVPANEFLNLEGNKLSTSKNWAVWLHEYLEEFPNQQDVLRYTLTANAPESKDNDFTWKDFQAKNNNELVAIFGNFINRVVVLTNKYYQGIIPAPNDFLETDEDVLAAVKEYPNIIGKSIERYRFREASQELMNLARLGNKYLADEEPWKVIKVDKERVQTIMYVALQISTALAVLSEPFLPFTSNKLKSILNLIPTKMEEPLSWEDISKKDILISDGHQINKASLLFSKIEDKTIEEQLQKLIATKKANEQEKKTIVPQKETIDFEDFTKLDIRIGTILEAEKVPKTKKLLKLKVDVGIDTRTIVSGIAESFLPENIIGQQVSVLVNLAPRKIKGVESQGMILMTDTPDGKLAFVEPEKKVKNGQEVS from the coding sequence ATGAGTGCTCCAAAAAGATATACAATTACAGCAGCTTTACCTTACACAAATGGGCCTATTCATATTGGGCATTTGGCAGGTGTTTATGTTCCTGCAGATATTTATGCACGTTATTTACGTTTAACAGGTAAAGATGTTGCTTATATTTGTGGTTCAGACGAACATGGAGTTGCCATTCCAATGAGAGCAAAAAAAGAAGGCGTTTCTCCACAAGATATTATTAATAAATATCATAATATCATCCAAAAATCTTTTGCAGATTTTGGCATTTCTTTCGATAATTATTCGAGAACTTCTTCGAAAATTCATCACGAAACTGCTTCCGAATTTTTTATTGATTTATATAACAAAGGCGAATTTATAGAAGAAGTTACAGAACAGTTGTACGATGCAGAAGCGAATCAGTTTTTAGCAGATCGTTTTGTGGTAGGAACTTGCCCAAAATGTGGTTTCGAAGAAAGTTATGGCGACCAGTGCGAAAACTGTGGAACTTCGCATAATGCGACTGATTTAATCAACCCAAAATCGGCAATTACTGGAAATATACCCACAGTAAAAGAAACCAAACATTGGTTTTTACCTTTAGACAAACACGAAGGTTTTTTACGTGAATGGATTTTAAAAGGGCATAAAAAAGACTGGAAACCAAATGTTTATGGGCAAGTAAAATCTTGGGTAGAAGATGGTTTAAGACCAAGAGCTGTAACCAGAGATTTAGATTGGGGTATTCCAGTTCCTGTAGAAGGTGGCCAAGGAAAAGTATTGTATGTGTGGTTTGATGCGCCAATTGGTTACATTTCATCTACCAAAGAATGGGCTGCAAGAGAAGGAAAAAATTGGGAAGATTATTGGAAAAAAAGCGATACCAAATTGGTGCATTTTATCGGAAAAGACAACATTGTTTTTCACTGTATTATTTTTCCATCGATGTTAAAAGCGCATGGAGATTATATTTTGCCTGACAATGTGCCTGCCAACGAATTTTTAAATTTAGAAGGAAACAAATTATCGACCTCTAAAAACTGGGCAGTTTGGTTGCACGAATATTTAGAAGAATTTCCAAACCAGCAAGATGTGTTGCGCTATACATTAACTGCAAACGCACCAGAAAGTAAAGACAACGATTTTACTTGGAAAGATTTTCAAGCAAAAAATAACAACGAATTGGTTGCCATTTTCGGTAATTTTATCAACAGAGTTGTGGTGTTAACCAATAAATACTACCAAGGAATTATTCCTGCTCCGAACGATTTTTTAGAAACCGACGAAGATGTTTTGGCGGCTGTAAAAGAGTACCCAAACATTATTGGAAAATCTATTGAAAGATATCGTTTTAGAGAAGCATCGCAAGAATTAATGAACTTGGCAAGACTTGGCAACAAGTATTTGGCAGACGAAGAGCCTTGGAAAGTAATAAAAGTAGATAAAGAACGCGTACAAACCATTATGTATGTTGCGTTGCAAATCTCAACAGCTTTGGCAGTTTTATCTGAACCATTTTTACCTTTTACTTCCAATAAATTAAAATCTATCCTTAATCTCATTCCGACAAAAATGGAAGAACCTCTTTCTTGGGAAGATATTTCTAAAAAGGATATTTTAATTTCAGATGGTCATCAAATTAACAAAGCATCATTATTATTTTCTAAAATCGAAGACAAAACCATCGAAGAACAGCTTCAAAAGTTAATTGCAACAAAAAAAGCAAACGAACAAGAGAAAAAAACGATTGTTCCACAAAAAGAAACCATCGATTTTGAAGATTTTACAAAATTAGATATTCGAATAGGAACTATTTTAGAAGCAGAAAAAGTGCCTAAAACAAAAAAACTTTTAAAACTAAAGGTAGATGTTGGTATCGATACCAGAACAATCGTTTCAGGAATTGCAGAGAGTTTTTTACCTGAAAATATCATTGGTCAACAGGTTTCTGTATTGGTAAATTTGGCTCCAAGAAAAATTAAAGGTGTAGAAAGCCAAGGAATGATTTTAATGACAGACACTCCAGATGGAAAATTAGCTTTTGTAGAGCCAGAGAAAAAAGTTAAAAACGGACAAGAGGTTAGTTAA
- a CDS encoding Uma2 family endonuclease: MENTVEESVLDYGKVYTYADYLQWRFKERIEIIKGKVFKMSPTSARNHQFTSRELSRIFVNFFHKTDCEVYIAPFDVRLVDKRKNSTKDEDIITVFQPDLCVICDKNKLDDKGCIGAPDLIIEILSPSNSNREMKNKYELYEENGVRAYWIVDYVYKTIHRYVLKEGIYIGLKPLIAEEIATSSIFSDLSFTVGEIFED; this comes from the coding sequence ATGGAAAATACTGTTGAAGAATCAGTTTTAGATTACGGAAAAGTATATACATATGCAGATTATTTACAATGGCGATTTAAAGAAAGAATAGAGATTATAAAAGGTAAAGTTTTTAAAATGTCTCCTACTTCTGCAAGAAATCATCAATTTACCTCAAGAGAATTAAGTAGAATTTTTGTCAATTTTTTTCATAAAACAGACTGCGAAGTTTACATCGCTCCTTTTGATGTTCGTTTGGTTGATAAAAGAAAAAACTCTACGAAAGACGAAGATATTATTACGGTTTTTCAACCAGATTTGTGTGTTATTTGTGATAAGAATAAACTAGATGATAAGGGCTGTATTGGTGCACCAGATTTAATTATTGAAATTTTATCTCCAAGTAACTCCAATAGAGAGATGAAAAACAAGTACGAATTGTACGAAGAAAATGGAGTAAGAGCGTATTGGATTGTAGATTATGTGTACAAAACCATCCATAGATATGTTTTAAAAGAGGGTATTTATATCGGTTTAAAACCATTAATTGCAGAAGAAATCGCTACAAGTTCTATTTTTTCTGATTTATCTTTTACTGTTGGCGAAATTTTTGAAGATTAA
- a CDS encoding S66 peptidase family protein, translating into MKSNILLILFLTLYSSIKAQEKLITPPYLKAGNTIAIVAPAGILKNRQATIAKAKKLVETWGLKVVLGENLFNQNNHFAGTDIERCEDFQQALDNPNIKAIWAARGGYGSVRILDMLDFTKFKKHPKWIVGYSDITAFHNHINNLGVETIHAMMATSLEEEPTEIIETIASFKKALFGEEIAYKIASLKYNRVFSKEIEGEIIGGNIAILASMLGSKSQINTENKILFIEEIGEYKYSVDRMLQSLKRAGYFNKVNAVIVGNMTSIKKNSTKWGSSIEQLILEAVPENIPVLFDFPAGHEADNRALIFGRNVKIVVGSKQYLVTFTD; encoded by the coding sequence ATGAAAAGTAACATATTATTAATACTATTTTTAACACTATACTCATCAATAAAAGCACAAGAAAAATTAATAACTCCACCTTACTTAAAAGCAGGAAATACCATTGCCATTGTAGCACCTGCAGGAATTTTAAAAAACCGACAAGCAACCATTGCAAAAGCTAAGAAATTAGTAGAAACTTGGGGGTTAAAAGTAGTTTTAGGAGAGAACTTATTCAACCAAAATAATCATTTTGCTGGTACAGATATAGAGCGTTGTGAAGATTTTCAACAAGCTTTAGACAACCCGAATATTAAGGCAATTTGGGCAGCAAGAGGGGGTTATGGTTCTGTAAGAATTTTAGATATGTTAGACTTTACGAAGTTTAAAAAACATCCGAAATGGATCGTTGGTTATTCAGATATTACTGCGTTTCACAATCATATAAATAATTTAGGTGTAGAAACCATTCATGCAATGATGGCAACCAGTTTAGAAGAAGAACCAACAGAAATTATAGAAACTATTGCAAGTTTTAAGAAAGCACTTTTTGGAGAAGAAATTGCCTATAAAATAGCATCATTAAAATACAATCGTGTTTTTTCTAAAGAAATAGAAGGCGAAATTATTGGCGGAAATATTGCCATTTTAGCATCGATGTTGGGTTCTAAAAGTCAAATTAATACAGAAAATAAAATTTTATTTATTGAAGAAATTGGCGAATATAAATATTCCGTTGATAGAATGCTACAAAGCTTAAAACGTGCTGGATATTTTAATAAAGTAAATGCTGTTATTGTTGGAAATATGACCTCTATAAAAAAGAATTCTACCAAATGGGGAAGTTCAATTGAACAATTAATTTTAGAGGCTGTTCCAGAAAATATTCCTGTTTTATTCGATTTTCCTGCAGGTCATGAAGCAGATAATAGAGCTTTAATTTTTGGAAGAAACGTTAAGATTGTCGTTGGCAGTAAGCAATATTTAGTTACGTTTACTGATTAA
- a CDS encoding YraN family protein, producing MADHNELGKKGEKLAIDFLIKNDYKILEKNYRYLKAEVDIIAQKGAFLIGVEVKTRSSDYFGDPQDFITPKKIKLLVSAIDYYVVQKDLDVEVRFDIIAILINKKVSKLEHIEDAFLYF from the coding sequence ATGGCAGATCATAACGAACTTGGTAAAAAAGGAGAAAAACTCGCCATCGATTTTTTAATTAAAAACGATTATAAAATTCTTGAAAAAAACTATCGTTATTTAAAAGCGGAAGTAGATATTATTGCTCAAAAAGGTGCTTTTTTAATAGGTGTTGAGGTAAAAACCAGAAGCTCAGATTATTTTGGAGATCCACAAGATTTTATTACACCTAAAAAAATAAAATTATTAGTTTCTGCCATCGATTATTATGTAGTTCAAAAAGATTTAGATGTAGAAGTTCGGTTTGATATTATTGCGATTTTAATCAACAAAAAAGTCTCGAAATTAGAGCATATAGAAGATGCTTTTCTGTATTTTTAA